A stretch of Buteo buteo chromosome 9, bButBut1.hap1.1, whole genome shotgun sequence DNA encodes these proteins:
- the ZC3H6 gene encoding zinc finger CCCH domain-containing protein 6 isoform X1, with translation MAFESLFSKPPNPVLDPNMPDSDRQHAGDEREDGELEDGEIDDAAYEDVKEHGTKGDDKQKNEKGHRKSRKKRKKEKEKKKSKRRRRDKHKHNSPSSDDSSDYSHDSDIERTERPHKKSSSSSYRDYDSSFSQHGHVSGNYMSSQKMQHKKNVKSKEYDDYSHYSDENFGNYNEEEKDEDFADQLKQYRQAKETSSTDLGPPFPKEPVKKQGMKGIQKGISQRGNNYNVGRGRGMQKKLKRKDRGRGRGGNKGSDGFHEDGKPVKKWVNMSQEFINQHTVEHKGKQICKYFLEGRCIKGEQCKFDHDAEIEKKKEICKFYIQGYCTKGENCIYLHNEFPCKFYHTGAKCYQGDKCKFSHAPLTAETKELLDKVLNTEEEPQNEDEKELEELRKRGIVPLPKPPPGVGLLPTPPEQYPFSESDIENYQDPSGEYKKIPSLFEIVVKPTVDLAHKIGKKPPTFYNSASPPRPPFQGNDPHSQHMYNPGSSPGPGPGMSQGHNGPPMHPGSPGHHPCAGPQGPGMPQSPPMQGVPPGFLGPQNQTGMPMQGQQGGPPLTPPGLGGSYNAPGVQGHMVNMPRENHCPPGPQYQQMPGERQPNMNYEPIQNPADFYDNYYSHQAVHNFQPANNSGDGTWHGEFTDHQAHLMAQESHQGGSESDCMSSHMGHKPAINVPDFLPAMQKALYVRLSQKHQRDGDSVSSQGQRAMSKDEDDNVNWYSSSEEEEGSSVKSILKTLKKQSENFRNRQQHSTEQHMLGIPTDPRLAKEKGTGPQAADPRLRASPRSNPRKPSESTSLDPRLVRDPRMHKVSEGGHASSSLGGAKLDLHHAHTGVKVKKKGMDDDEEDSERELRERAFLIPLEPLPGVTLRDPRSQLRQFSHIKMDVTLMKPNFAKHIVWAPEDLLPIPLPKPDPVSSINLPLPPLIADQRLNKLRNLKNDPHPNAMPADPRLAAKAKNNLTGRSGYLDPSADSHASSSSKLGDPRLQKNVDPRLHRLSSADTHHGVAKDSHPPKFDPRLARSAAGSSQPSEAATAKPDPDALPPYAPKLSSSGVRLGTPGSILSGISLYDPRDHSSSLDTAPASSGENGENQKKSILKNSGKNEPSLSEDTSLQKAASNVEKNTEGSAEAASDKANSTSKSQAKHSSAAPAVHNLPIQALSGLIRPQYSDPRQVRQPGQVTQTQDSDPNGESDDKSLKDVFKTFDPTASPFC, from the exons ATGGCCTTTGAAAGCCTGTTctccaaacccccaaacccagtTCTTGACCCAAACATGCCCGACTCTGACAGGCAACATGCAGGGGACGAAAG AGAAGATGGGGAGCTAGAAGATGGTGAAATAGATGATGCAGCATATGAAGATGTGAAAGAACATGGTACAAAAGGTgatgataaacagaaaaatgaaaaaggacatAGAAAATCACGGAAGAAAcgcaaaaaagaaaaagaaaagaaaaaatcaaaaaggaGAAGACGGGATAAGCATAAG catAACTCCCCTTCCAGTGATGACAGTTCAGACTACAGCCATGACTCTGATATTGAGCGTACAGAAAGACCACATAAAAAGAGTAGCAGCTCTTCATACAGAGATTATGATTCTTCATTCAGTCag CATGGACACGTATCAGGAAATTACATGAGttcacagaaaatgcaacataaaaaaaatgtaaaaagtaagGAGTATGATGACTATAGTCATTACAGTGATGAAAACTTTGGTAATTATAACgaggaagaaaaggatgaaGATTTTGCTGATCAGCTTAAACAATACAGACAAGCTAAAGAGACCTCCAGTACTGATTTAGGACCTCCATTCCCAAAAGAACCAGTGAAAAAACAGGGGATGAAAGGGATCCAGAAAG GTATTTCTCAGAGAGGTAATAATTACAACGTTGGTCGAGGGCGTGGAATGCAAAAGAAATTGAAGCGTAAAGATCGTggaaggggcagagggggcAATAAAGGATCTGATGGCTTTCATGAG GATGGCAAACCAGTGAAGAAATGGGTTAATATGAGTCAGGAGTTCATAAATCAGCATACAGTGGAACACAAGGGCAAAcaaatttgtaaatatttccttGAAGGGAGGTGTATTAAG ggAGAGCAGTGTAAATTTGATCATGATGCAgagattgaaaagaaaaaggaaatctgcAAGTTTTACATACAGGGTTACTGCACCAAAGGAGAGAACTGCATTTATTTGCACAAT GAATTCCCTTGCAAGTTCTACCATACAGGAGCCAAATGCTATCAAGGAGATAAGTGCAAATTTTCTCATGCTCCCCtgactgcagaaacaaaagagCTGTTGGATAAG GTTTTGAATACGGAGGAGGAACCACAAAATGAAGATGAGAAAGAACTGGAGGAACTTAGAAAGCGTGGCATAGTTCCTCTCCCTAAGCCACCACCAGGTGTTGGACTTCTGCCAACCCCGCCAGAGCAATATCCGTTTTCTGAGTCCGACATAGAAAATTATCAAGATCCTTCAGGAGAATATAAGAAAATCCCATCTCTCTTTGAAATAGTTGTGAAGCCTACTGTGGATTTAGCACacaaaattggaaaaaa GCCACCAACCTTCTATAACAGCGCATCACCACCAAGACCACCGTTTCAGGGAAACGACCCACATTCTCAGCATATGTATAATCCAGGTTCAAGTCCAGGGCCAGGACCCGGCATGTCACAAGGACATAATGGGCCGCCAATGCACCCAGGTTCTCCTGGACATCATCCATGCGCAGGGCCTCAAGGCCCAGGAATGCCACAGAGTCCTCCTATGCAGGGTGTTCCACCAGGCTTTCTCGGACCGCAGAACCAGACTGGTATGCCTATGCAAGGACAGCAAGGTGGTCCACCTCTCACACCACCGGGTCTCGGTGGATCTTACAATGCCCCAGGAGTTCAAGGACATATGGTGAATATGCCGAGAGAGAATCATTGTCCTCCAGGGCCACAATACCAGCAGATGCCTGGTGAACGGCAGCCCAATATGAATTATGAGCCTATTCAGAACCCAGCTGATTTCTATGACAATTACTATTCTCATCAAGCTGTACATAACTTCCAGCCAGCTAATAACTCTGGTG ATGGAACATGGCATGGAGAATTTACAGATCACCAGGCTCACCTCATGGCTCAAGAGTCCCATCAAGGTGGAAGTGAGTCAGACTGCATGAGTAGCCATATGGGCCATAAACCAGCCATTAATGTACCGGATTTTCTTCCAGCAATGCAGAAGGCCCTTTACGTAAGACTTAGTCAAAAGCATCAAAGAGATGGAGACTCTGTCAGCAGCCAGGGTCAGAGGGCAATGAGCAAAGATGAAG atgACAATGTCAACTGGTATTCCAGTagtgaagaggaagaggggagcAGTGTTAAATCAATACTAAAAACCTTAAAGAAACAAAGCGAAAATTTTAGGAATCGACAACAACAttccacagagcagcacatgCTTGGTATTCCTACTGATCCGAggctggcaaaagaaaaaggcacaggGCCTCAGGCTGCTGACCCGAGACTTCGGGCCTCTCCAAGGTCCAACCCCAGAAAGCCTTCAGAATCCACATCCTTGGACCCACGGCTTGTACGAGATCCCAGGATGCACAAGGTCAGTGAAGGTGGTCATGCCAGCTCGTCTCTTGGGGGAGCAAAGCTAGATTTACACCATGCGCACACTGGAGTTAAGGTCAAGAAAAAAGGGATGGATGATGATGAAGAGGACTCGGAAAGAGAACTGAGAGAAAGAGCTTTTCTGATACCGTTGGAACCTTTGCCTGGTGTAACGTTAAGGGATCCCCGATCTCAGCTTAGGCAGTTCAGCCACATTAAAATGGATGTTACCCTGATGAAACCAAACTTTGCTAAGCATATTGTGTGGGCACCCGAAGACTTGCTCCCAATACCTTTGCCTAAGCCTGACCCTGTCTCTTCAATCAATTTACCTCTTCCTCCCCTCATTGCTGACCAGAGACTTAATAAACTGCGGAATTTGAAAAATGATCCTCACCCAAATGCAATGCCAGCTGACCCGCGACTAGCTGCAAAGGCAAAAAACAACTTAACGGGCAGGAGCGGCTATTTGGATCCATCTGCAGATTCGCATGCCAGTAGCTCAAGCAAATTAGGAGATCCTCGCTTACAAAAAAACGTTGATCCCAGACTCCACAGACTGTCGAGCGCAGATACGCATCATGGAGTTGCAAAGGATTCACACCCTCCGAAGTTTGACCCCCGCCTCGCCAGATCTGCTGCTGGCTCATCGCAGCCCTCGGAAGCTGCCACTGCTAAACCCGACCCAGATGCTCTGCCTCCGTATGCACCCAAGCTATCATCGAGTGGTGTTAGGCTGGGAACTCCAGGCTCGATACTGAGCGGTATTAGTTTGTACGATCCGAGAGATCACAGCTCATCCTTGGACACAGCTCCAGCAAGTTCAGGAGAGAATGGagagaaccagaaaaaaagtattttgaaaaattctggTAAAAATGAACCCAGTCTCTCAGAAGATACATCACTGCAGAAGGCTGCCTCAAAcgtggaaaaaaatacagaaggatCAGCAGAAGCCGCTTCAGATAAAGCAAACAGCACCAGTAAATCTCAGGCTAAACACTCCAGTGCTGCACCTGCGGTGCATAATCTTCCTATCCAAGCTTTATCAGGATTAATCAGACCGCAGTACAGCGACCCAAGGCAGGTTAGACAGCCTGGACAGGTAACTCAGACACAGGATAGTGATCCGAATGGGGAATCAGATGATAAGTCgttaaaagatgttttcaagACTTTCGATCCAACTGCTTCACCGTTTTGTTAG
- the ZC3H6 gene encoding zinc finger CCCH domain-containing protein 6 isoform X3: MQKKLKRKDRGRGRGGNKGSDGFHEDGKPVKKWVNMSQEFINQHTVEHKGKQICKYFLEGRCIKGEQCKFDHDAEIEKKKEICKFYIQGYCTKGENCIYLHNEFPCKFYHTGAKCYQGDKCKFSHAPLTAETKELLDKVLNTEEEPQNEDEKELEELRKRGIVPLPKPPPGVGLLPTPPEQYPFSESDIENYQDPSGEYKKIPSLFEIVVKPTVDLAHKIGKKPPTFYNSASPPRPPFQGNDPHSQHMYNPGSSPGPGPGMSQGHNGPPMHPGSPGHHPCAGPQGPGMPQSPPMQGVPPGFLGPQNQTGMPMQGQQGGPPLTPPGLGGSYNAPGVQGHMVNMPRENHCPPGPQYQQMPGERQPNMNYEPIQNPADFYDNYYSHQAVHNFQPANNSGDGTWHGEFTDHQAHLMAQESHQGGSESDCMSSHMGHKPAINVPDFLPAMQKALYVRLSQKHQRDGDSVSSQGQRAMSKDEDDNVNWYSSSEEEEGSSVKSILKTLKKQSENFRNRQQHSTEQHMLGIPTDPRLAKEKGTGPQAADPRLRASPRSNPRKPSESTSLDPRLVRDPRMHKVSEGGHASSSLGGAKLDLHHAHTGVKVKKKGMDDDEEDSERELRERAFLIPLEPLPGVTLRDPRSQLRQFSHIKMDVTLMKPNFAKHIVWAPEDLLPIPLPKPDPVSSINLPLPPLIADQRLNKLRNLKNDPHPNAMPADPRLAAKAKNNLTGRSGYLDPSADSHASSSSKLGDPRLQKNVDPRLHRLSSADTHHGVAKDSHPPKFDPRLARSAAGSSQPSEAATAKPDPDALPPYAPKLSSSGVRLGTPGSILSGISLYDPRDHSSSLDTAPASSGENGENQKKSILKNSGKNEPSLSEDTSLQKAASNVEKNTEGSAEAASDKANSTSKSQAKHSSAAPAVHNLPIQALSGLIRPQYSDPRQVRQPGQVTQTQDSDPNGESDDKSLKDVFKTFDPTASPFC, encoded by the exons ATGCAAAAGAAATTGAAGCGTAAAGATCGTggaaggggcagagggggcAATAAAGGATCTGATGGCTTTCATGAG GATGGCAAACCAGTGAAGAAATGGGTTAATATGAGTCAGGAGTTCATAAATCAGCATACAGTGGAACACAAGGGCAAAcaaatttgtaaatatttccttGAAGGGAGGTGTATTAAG ggAGAGCAGTGTAAATTTGATCATGATGCAgagattgaaaagaaaaaggaaatctgcAAGTTTTACATACAGGGTTACTGCACCAAAGGAGAGAACTGCATTTATTTGCACAAT GAATTCCCTTGCAAGTTCTACCATACAGGAGCCAAATGCTATCAAGGAGATAAGTGCAAATTTTCTCATGCTCCCCtgactgcagaaacaaaagagCTGTTGGATAAG GTTTTGAATACGGAGGAGGAACCACAAAATGAAGATGAGAAAGAACTGGAGGAACTTAGAAAGCGTGGCATAGTTCCTCTCCCTAAGCCACCACCAGGTGTTGGACTTCTGCCAACCCCGCCAGAGCAATATCCGTTTTCTGAGTCCGACATAGAAAATTATCAAGATCCTTCAGGAGAATATAAGAAAATCCCATCTCTCTTTGAAATAGTTGTGAAGCCTACTGTGGATTTAGCACacaaaattggaaaaaa GCCACCAACCTTCTATAACAGCGCATCACCACCAAGACCACCGTTTCAGGGAAACGACCCACATTCTCAGCATATGTATAATCCAGGTTCAAGTCCAGGGCCAGGACCCGGCATGTCACAAGGACATAATGGGCCGCCAATGCACCCAGGTTCTCCTGGACATCATCCATGCGCAGGGCCTCAAGGCCCAGGAATGCCACAGAGTCCTCCTATGCAGGGTGTTCCACCAGGCTTTCTCGGACCGCAGAACCAGACTGGTATGCCTATGCAAGGACAGCAAGGTGGTCCACCTCTCACACCACCGGGTCTCGGTGGATCTTACAATGCCCCAGGAGTTCAAGGACATATGGTGAATATGCCGAGAGAGAATCATTGTCCTCCAGGGCCACAATACCAGCAGATGCCTGGTGAACGGCAGCCCAATATGAATTATGAGCCTATTCAGAACCCAGCTGATTTCTATGACAATTACTATTCTCATCAAGCTGTACATAACTTCCAGCCAGCTAATAACTCTGGTG ATGGAACATGGCATGGAGAATTTACAGATCACCAGGCTCACCTCATGGCTCAAGAGTCCCATCAAGGTGGAAGTGAGTCAGACTGCATGAGTAGCCATATGGGCCATAAACCAGCCATTAATGTACCGGATTTTCTTCCAGCAATGCAGAAGGCCCTTTACGTAAGACTTAGTCAAAAGCATCAAAGAGATGGAGACTCTGTCAGCAGCCAGGGTCAGAGGGCAATGAGCAAAGATGAAG atgACAATGTCAACTGGTATTCCAGTagtgaagaggaagaggggagcAGTGTTAAATCAATACTAAAAACCTTAAAGAAACAAAGCGAAAATTTTAGGAATCGACAACAACAttccacagagcagcacatgCTTGGTATTCCTACTGATCCGAggctggcaaaagaaaaaggcacaggGCCTCAGGCTGCTGACCCGAGACTTCGGGCCTCTCCAAGGTCCAACCCCAGAAAGCCTTCAGAATCCACATCCTTGGACCCACGGCTTGTACGAGATCCCAGGATGCACAAGGTCAGTGAAGGTGGTCATGCCAGCTCGTCTCTTGGGGGAGCAAAGCTAGATTTACACCATGCGCACACTGGAGTTAAGGTCAAGAAAAAAGGGATGGATGATGATGAAGAGGACTCGGAAAGAGAACTGAGAGAAAGAGCTTTTCTGATACCGTTGGAACCTTTGCCTGGTGTAACGTTAAGGGATCCCCGATCTCAGCTTAGGCAGTTCAGCCACATTAAAATGGATGTTACCCTGATGAAACCAAACTTTGCTAAGCATATTGTGTGGGCACCCGAAGACTTGCTCCCAATACCTTTGCCTAAGCCTGACCCTGTCTCTTCAATCAATTTACCTCTTCCTCCCCTCATTGCTGACCAGAGACTTAATAAACTGCGGAATTTGAAAAATGATCCTCACCCAAATGCAATGCCAGCTGACCCGCGACTAGCTGCAAAGGCAAAAAACAACTTAACGGGCAGGAGCGGCTATTTGGATCCATCTGCAGATTCGCATGCCAGTAGCTCAAGCAAATTAGGAGATCCTCGCTTACAAAAAAACGTTGATCCCAGACTCCACAGACTGTCGAGCGCAGATACGCATCATGGAGTTGCAAAGGATTCACACCCTCCGAAGTTTGACCCCCGCCTCGCCAGATCTGCTGCTGGCTCATCGCAGCCCTCGGAAGCTGCCACTGCTAAACCCGACCCAGATGCTCTGCCTCCGTATGCACCCAAGCTATCATCGAGTGGTGTTAGGCTGGGAACTCCAGGCTCGATACTGAGCGGTATTAGTTTGTACGATCCGAGAGATCACAGCTCATCCTTGGACACAGCTCCAGCAAGTTCAGGAGAGAATGGagagaaccagaaaaaaagtattttgaaaaattctggTAAAAATGAACCCAGTCTCTCAGAAGATACATCACTGCAGAAGGCTGCCTCAAAcgtggaaaaaaatacagaaggatCAGCAGAAGCCGCTTCAGATAAAGCAAACAGCACCAGTAAATCTCAGGCTAAACACTCCAGTGCTGCACCTGCGGTGCATAATCTTCCTATCCAAGCTTTATCAGGATTAATCAGACCGCAGTACAGCGACCCAAGGCAGGTTAGACAGCCTGGACAGGTAACTCAGACACAGGATAGTGATCCGAATGGGGAATCAGATGATAAGTCgttaaaagatgttttcaagACTTTCGATCCAACTGCTTCACCGTTTTGTTAG
- the ZC3H6 gene encoding zinc finger CCCH domain-containing protein 6 isoform X2 has product MEHGHVSGNYMSSQKMQHKKNVKSKEYDDYSHYSDENFGNYNEEEKDEDFADQLKQYRQAKETSSTDLGPPFPKEPVKKQGMKGIQKGISQRGNNYNVGRGRGMQKKLKRKDRGRGRGGNKGSDGFHEDGKPVKKWVNMSQEFINQHTVEHKGKQICKYFLEGRCIKGEQCKFDHDAEIEKKKEICKFYIQGYCTKGENCIYLHNEFPCKFYHTGAKCYQGDKCKFSHAPLTAETKELLDKVLNTEEEPQNEDEKELEELRKRGIVPLPKPPPGVGLLPTPPEQYPFSESDIENYQDPSGEYKKIPSLFEIVVKPTVDLAHKIGKKPPTFYNSASPPRPPFQGNDPHSQHMYNPGSSPGPGPGMSQGHNGPPMHPGSPGHHPCAGPQGPGMPQSPPMQGVPPGFLGPQNQTGMPMQGQQGGPPLTPPGLGGSYNAPGVQGHMVNMPRENHCPPGPQYQQMPGERQPNMNYEPIQNPADFYDNYYSHQAVHNFQPANNSGDGTWHGEFTDHQAHLMAQESHQGGSESDCMSSHMGHKPAINVPDFLPAMQKALYVRLSQKHQRDGDSVSSQGQRAMSKDEDDNVNWYSSSEEEEGSSVKSILKTLKKQSENFRNRQQHSTEQHMLGIPTDPRLAKEKGTGPQAADPRLRASPRSNPRKPSESTSLDPRLVRDPRMHKVSEGGHASSSLGGAKLDLHHAHTGVKVKKKGMDDDEEDSERELRERAFLIPLEPLPGVTLRDPRSQLRQFSHIKMDVTLMKPNFAKHIVWAPEDLLPIPLPKPDPVSSINLPLPPLIADQRLNKLRNLKNDPHPNAMPADPRLAAKAKNNLTGRSGYLDPSADSHASSSSKLGDPRLQKNVDPRLHRLSSADTHHGVAKDSHPPKFDPRLARSAAGSSQPSEAATAKPDPDALPPYAPKLSSSGVRLGTPGSILSGISLYDPRDHSSSLDTAPASSGENGENQKKSILKNSGKNEPSLSEDTSLQKAASNVEKNTEGSAEAASDKANSTSKSQAKHSSAAPAVHNLPIQALSGLIRPQYSDPRQVRQPGQVTQTQDSDPNGESDDKSLKDVFKTFDPTASPFC; this is encoded by the exons ATGGAG CATGGACACGTATCAGGAAATTACATGAGttcacagaaaatgcaacataaaaaaaatgtaaaaagtaagGAGTATGATGACTATAGTCATTACAGTGATGAAAACTTTGGTAATTATAACgaggaagaaaaggatgaaGATTTTGCTGATCAGCTTAAACAATACAGACAAGCTAAAGAGACCTCCAGTACTGATTTAGGACCTCCATTCCCAAAAGAACCAGTGAAAAAACAGGGGATGAAAGGGATCCAGAAAG GTATTTCTCAGAGAGGTAATAATTACAACGTTGGTCGAGGGCGTGGAATGCAAAAGAAATTGAAGCGTAAAGATCGTggaaggggcagagggggcAATAAAGGATCTGATGGCTTTCATGAG GATGGCAAACCAGTGAAGAAATGGGTTAATATGAGTCAGGAGTTCATAAATCAGCATACAGTGGAACACAAGGGCAAAcaaatttgtaaatatttccttGAAGGGAGGTGTATTAAG ggAGAGCAGTGTAAATTTGATCATGATGCAgagattgaaaagaaaaaggaaatctgcAAGTTTTACATACAGGGTTACTGCACCAAAGGAGAGAACTGCATTTATTTGCACAAT GAATTCCCTTGCAAGTTCTACCATACAGGAGCCAAATGCTATCAAGGAGATAAGTGCAAATTTTCTCATGCTCCCCtgactgcagaaacaaaagagCTGTTGGATAAG GTTTTGAATACGGAGGAGGAACCACAAAATGAAGATGAGAAAGAACTGGAGGAACTTAGAAAGCGTGGCATAGTTCCTCTCCCTAAGCCACCACCAGGTGTTGGACTTCTGCCAACCCCGCCAGAGCAATATCCGTTTTCTGAGTCCGACATAGAAAATTATCAAGATCCTTCAGGAGAATATAAGAAAATCCCATCTCTCTTTGAAATAGTTGTGAAGCCTACTGTGGATTTAGCACacaaaattggaaaaaa GCCACCAACCTTCTATAACAGCGCATCACCACCAAGACCACCGTTTCAGGGAAACGACCCACATTCTCAGCATATGTATAATCCAGGTTCAAGTCCAGGGCCAGGACCCGGCATGTCACAAGGACATAATGGGCCGCCAATGCACCCAGGTTCTCCTGGACATCATCCATGCGCAGGGCCTCAAGGCCCAGGAATGCCACAGAGTCCTCCTATGCAGGGTGTTCCACCAGGCTTTCTCGGACCGCAGAACCAGACTGGTATGCCTATGCAAGGACAGCAAGGTGGTCCACCTCTCACACCACCGGGTCTCGGTGGATCTTACAATGCCCCAGGAGTTCAAGGACATATGGTGAATATGCCGAGAGAGAATCATTGTCCTCCAGGGCCACAATACCAGCAGATGCCTGGTGAACGGCAGCCCAATATGAATTATGAGCCTATTCAGAACCCAGCTGATTTCTATGACAATTACTATTCTCATCAAGCTGTACATAACTTCCAGCCAGCTAATAACTCTGGTG ATGGAACATGGCATGGAGAATTTACAGATCACCAGGCTCACCTCATGGCTCAAGAGTCCCATCAAGGTGGAAGTGAGTCAGACTGCATGAGTAGCCATATGGGCCATAAACCAGCCATTAATGTACCGGATTTTCTTCCAGCAATGCAGAAGGCCCTTTACGTAAGACTTAGTCAAAAGCATCAAAGAGATGGAGACTCTGTCAGCAGCCAGGGTCAGAGGGCAATGAGCAAAGATGAAG atgACAATGTCAACTGGTATTCCAGTagtgaagaggaagaggggagcAGTGTTAAATCAATACTAAAAACCTTAAAGAAACAAAGCGAAAATTTTAGGAATCGACAACAACAttccacagagcagcacatgCTTGGTATTCCTACTGATCCGAggctggcaaaagaaaaaggcacaggGCCTCAGGCTGCTGACCCGAGACTTCGGGCCTCTCCAAGGTCCAACCCCAGAAAGCCTTCAGAATCCACATCCTTGGACCCACGGCTTGTACGAGATCCCAGGATGCACAAGGTCAGTGAAGGTGGTCATGCCAGCTCGTCTCTTGGGGGAGCAAAGCTAGATTTACACCATGCGCACACTGGAGTTAAGGTCAAGAAAAAAGGGATGGATGATGATGAAGAGGACTCGGAAAGAGAACTGAGAGAAAGAGCTTTTCTGATACCGTTGGAACCTTTGCCTGGTGTAACGTTAAGGGATCCCCGATCTCAGCTTAGGCAGTTCAGCCACATTAAAATGGATGTTACCCTGATGAAACCAAACTTTGCTAAGCATATTGTGTGGGCACCCGAAGACTTGCTCCCAATACCTTTGCCTAAGCCTGACCCTGTCTCTTCAATCAATTTACCTCTTCCTCCCCTCATTGCTGACCAGAGACTTAATAAACTGCGGAATTTGAAAAATGATCCTCACCCAAATGCAATGCCAGCTGACCCGCGACTAGCTGCAAAGGCAAAAAACAACTTAACGGGCAGGAGCGGCTATTTGGATCCATCTGCAGATTCGCATGCCAGTAGCTCAAGCAAATTAGGAGATCCTCGCTTACAAAAAAACGTTGATCCCAGACTCCACAGACTGTCGAGCGCAGATACGCATCATGGAGTTGCAAAGGATTCACACCCTCCGAAGTTTGACCCCCGCCTCGCCAGATCTGCTGCTGGCTCATCGCAGCCCTCGGAAGCTGCCACTGCTAAACCCGACCCAGATGCTCTGCCTCCGTATGCACCCAAGCTATCATCGAGTGGTGTTAGGCTGGGAACTCCAGGCTCGATACTGAGCGGTATTAGTTTGTACGATCCGAGAGATCACAGCTCATCCTTGGACACAGCTCCAGCAAGTTCAGGAGAGAATGGagagaaccagaaaaaaagtattttgaaaaattctggTAAAAATGAACCCAGTCTCTCAGAAGATACATCACTGCAGAAGGCTGCCTCAAAcgtggaaaaaaatacagaaggatCAGCAGAAGCCGCTTCAGATAAAGCAAACAGCACCAGTAAATCTCAGGCTAAACACTCCAGTGCTGCACCTGCGGTGCATAATCTTCCTATCCAAGCTTTATCAGGATTAATCAGACCGCAGTACAGCGACCCAAGGCAGGTTAGACAGCCTGGACAGGTAACTCAGACACAGGATAGTGATCCGAATGGGGAATCAGATGATAAGTCgttaaaagatgttttcaagACTTTCGATCCAACTGCTTCACCGTTTTGTTAG